A single Prevotella sp. E15-22 DNA region contains:
- a CDS encoding purine-nucleoside phosphorylase, whose product MYAKIQETASWLKERMTTSPKTAIILGTGLGQLASEITDALEIPYSEIPNFPVSTVEGHSGKLIFGKLGGVDIMAMKGRFHFYEGYSMKEVTFPVRVMYELGIKTLFVSNAAGGMNPGFKIGDLMVITDHINFFPEHPLRGKNFPTGPRFPDMHETYDQSLIKLASQIAREKKIRLQYGVYMGVQGPTFETPAEYKMYRILGGDTVGMSTVPEVIVAHHCGIRTFGISVVTDLGGFDIPVEVSHEEVQEAADKAQPIMTEIMREMIVRSEQLEHSKTEKFNTDHPTEEWKK is encoded by the coding sequence ATGTACGCAAAAATTCAAGAAACAGCATCCTGGTTAAAAGAAAGAATGACCACCAGTCCCAAGACTGCCATCATTCTGGGGACAGGCCTCGGACAATTAGCTTCAGAAATAACTGACGCACTAGAAATACCTTACAGTGAGATACCCAACTTCCCCGTGTCTACGGTAGAAGGCCACAGTGGCAAACTTATCTTTGGAAAGCTTGGCGGTGTGGATATCATGGCCATGAAAGGCCGCTTCCACTTCTATGAGGGCTACTCTATGAAGGAAGTTACCTTCCCTGTTCGCGTCATGTATGAATTGGGTATCAAGACCCTTTTTGTCTCTAATGCTGCAGGTGGCATGAACCCAGGTTTCAAGATTGGCGACCTGATGGTGATTACCGACCACATCAACTTCTTCCCTGAGCACCCGCTGCGTGGTAAGAACTTCCCAACAGGTCCACGCTTCCCTGACATGCACGAGACCTATGATCAGTCGCTCATCAAACTGGCCAGTCAGATTGCCCGTGAAAAGAAGATCCGTCTGCAATACGGTGTCTATATGGGCGTTCAGGGTCCCACCTTCGAGACACCTGCCGAATATAAGATGTATCGCATCCTCGGTGGCGACACCGTGGGAATGAGCACCGTGCCCGAGGTTATCGTGGCCCATCACTGTGGCATTCGCACCTTCGGCATCTCGGTTGTCACCGACCTCGGAGGCTTCGACATCCCCGTTGAGGTATCACACGAAGAGGTACAGGAGGCTGCTGATAAGGCCCAGCCCATCATGACCGAGATTATGCGTGAGATGATTGTACGCTCTGAGCAGCTGGAACACAGCAAGACAGAGAAGTTTAACACCGATCATCCAACAGAGGAATGGAAGAAATAA
- the miaA gene encoding tRNA (adenosine(37)-N6)-dimethylallyltransferase MiaA, translated as MTDLITILGPTASGKTPLAAALAQRIGGEILSADSRQVYRRMDIGTGKDLSDYGDVPYHLIDICEPGTKYNLFQYQQDFFDAYEDIRSRGVQPILCGGTGLYIEAVLKGYHLSPVPQNQPLRNSLEGHSLEELTTILKELKAKSGSVMHNTTDVDSCQRAIRAIEIETYNLEHPMPLRELPPIPSTIIGVNIDRELRREKITRRLKARLDEGMVDEVRALLDSGIPAEDLIYYGLEYKFLTEYVIGQLSYDEMFRQLEIAIHQFAKRQMTWFRGMERRGFTIHWIDATLPTEKKVEQILDLVNSSH; from the coding sequence ATGACCGACCTCATTACCATACTTGGCCCCACAGCCAGCGGCAAGACACCGCTGGCTGCAGCCTTGGCCCAGCGCATCGGTGGCGAGATTCTCTCAGCCGACTCGCGCCAGGTGTATCGTCGCATGGATATTGGCACAGGCAAAGACCTGAGCGACTATGGCGATGTGCCTTACCATCTGATAGACATCTGCGAGCCAGGCACTAAGTACAACCTCTTTCAGTATCAGCAGGACTTCTTTGATGCCTACGAGGACATCCGCAGCCGAGGTGTGCAACCCATCCTTTGTGGCGGTACAGGCCTTTATATCGAGGCTGTACTGAAAGGCTATCACCTATCACCTGTGCCCCAGAACCAGCCTTTGCGCAACAGTCTGGAAGGCCATTCGCTAGAAGAGCTCACAACGATACTTAAAGAACTGAAAGCCAAGAGCGGCTCCGTGATGCACAACACCACCGACGTGGATTCTTGTCAACGCGCCATCCGTGCCATCGAGATAGAGACCTACAATCTGGAGCATCCCATGCCTCTGCGCGAGTTGCCCCCCATCCCTTCCACCATCATCGGCGTAAATATTGACCGCGAGTTGCGCCGCGAGAAAATCACACGACGCCTCAAAGCACGCCTCGACGAGGGCATGGTGGACGAGGTGCGCGCCCTGCTCGATAGTGGTATCCCCGCAGAAGACCTGATTTATTATGGTTTGGAATACAAGTTCCTCACCGAATATGTTATTGGCCAGCTGTCATACGACGAGATGTTCCGCCAACTGGAGATAGCCATCCATCAGTTTGCCAAGCGCCAGATGACCTGGTTCCGCGGCATGGAACGCCGTGGCTTCACCATTCATTGGATTGATGCCACCCTACCCACAGAAAAAAAGGTCGAGCAGATACTCGACCTTGTGAACTCATCTCATTAA
- a CDS encoding transglutaminase domain-containing protein, whose amino-acid sequence MIARIFRTKLERIVFIIFSLALSNSMLSAQTIDDKVIITHRSDTYTFFEKDGKMKVRHDVKEEYKLNSNLSQVIKPSIIYSNDELISLKSASCSGSKAQHKSIAPEGIFFDGSQVCYFLTTLTPRTPVRTARFSRVINDARYLARIDLCKQYFTQVHTVSMFFPKDMTPLRLIPMNLPEDTQVDTIATSDGTTITYTLRHCKPFQEETMEPPHQRIAPQILVTGLFRDHHELFHWESQFSVSDTVIPSLSTLLAEINCDSHSDIDRLRNTFQWVQHNIRYIAFEAGDASFQPDCPSEVLRKRYGDCKGMAMLLRTLLRAQGFDARLTDIGTTEIPYRISQYPTLAAANHKICTVFHQGHTYFLDATHPHLPLGYFPQSIQGKEAMIENGDDCILHDVPLLPTSLSSDSLYYEYNLTSDGILTGLAERFFSGDMKEAFMQYYESKKQGDRNQIIVNNLSGSNQCRVSNAQLIENDSLYYTVISGNIDNNSAVQSIGNEFYLDVNPRINKAGTKIDTLKREHDAWFPVRHRTVCEVRVHLPQNYIVTHLPQGIELSVEQEHLTCTFSQEGNTIIFRQSIQLNNQHLPLAQISAWNKAIDRWNDTCNEQIIFNRKKD is encoded by the coding sequence ATGATAGCTCGGATATTCAGGACTAAACTGGAACGAATTGTTTTTATCATCTTTTCTCTGGCACTTAGCAATAGCATGCTAAGTGCTCAGACAATAGATGACAAGGTAATTATTACCCATCGCAGCGATACGTATACCTTCTTTGAAAAGGATGGAAAAATGAAAGTGCGCCATGATGTTAAAGAGGAATACAAGCTGAACAGCAATCTAAGCCAGGTGATAAAGCCCTCCATTATATATAGTAATGACGAACTGATTTCACTCAAGTCTGCTTCTTGTTCTGGTAGTAAAGCCCAGCACAAGAGCATTGCCCCCGAAGGCATTTTTTTCGATGGTTCCCAAGTATGTTATTTCTTAACCACACTCACGCCTCGCACACCTGTTCGTACTGCTAGATTCTCACGAGTAATCAATGATGCCCGCTATCTAGCACGAATAGATCTCTGCAAACAATATTTCACTCAAGTGCACACTGTCAGCATGTTTTTCCCGAAAGATATGACGCCCTTGCGACTCATACCCATGAACCTGCCAGAAGACACGCAAGTGGACACCATTGCCACCAGCGATGGCACCACCATCACCTATACGCTGCGTCACTGCAAACCCTTTCAGGAAGAAACCATGGAGCCTCCACATCAGCGCATTGCTCCTCAGATATTAGTCACCGGTCTTTTTCGCGACCATCATGAGTTGTTCCATTGGGAGTCCCAATTCTCAGTATCAGACACGGTGATTCCCTCGCTCAGTACACTGCTTGCAGAGATCAATTGCGACAGCCACAGCGATATAGATCGTTTGCGCAACACCTTTCAATGGGTTCAGCACAACATCCGGTATATTGCCTTCGAGGCAGGCGATGCCAGTTTCCAACCCGATTGCCCCAGCGAGGTGCTACGTAAGCGTTATGGTGACTGCAAAGGTATGGCCATGCTACTTCGCACACTGCTGCGTGCTCAGGGCTTCGATGCCCGTCTAACGGACATTGGCACCACGGAGATTCCATATCGCATCAGTCAGTATCCCACCTTGGCTGCAGCCAATCATAAAATATGTACTGTTTTCCATCAGGGTCACACTTATTTCCTTGATGCCACCCATCCTCATCTCCCTTTGGGATATTTCCCCCAATCTATTCAAGGTAAAGAGGCAATGATAGAGAATGGAGACGACTGCATACTGCACGACGTACCCTTGTTGCCTACATCTCTTTCAAGTGATAGTCTGTACTATGAGTACAACTTGACTTCCGATGGCATACTGACAGGGCTAGCCGAACGTTTTTTTTCTGGCGACATGAAAGAAGCCTTCATGCAATATTACGAAAGTAAGAAACAAGGTGACCGCAACCAAATCATCGTTAATAATCTGTCAGGCAGCAATCAATGCAGGGTGAGCAATGCTCAGCTGATTGAAAACGACTCCCTTTACTATACTGTCATTTCCGGCAACATCGATAACAATAGTGCCGTTCAGTCTATTGGGAACGAGTTCTATTTGGATGTAAATCCCCGCATTAACAAGGCAGGCACCAAGATTGACACCCTCAAACGTGAGCACGACGCATGGTTTCCCGTTCGTCACCGAACGGTATGCGAGGTGCGTGTCCATCTGCCCCAGAATTATATCGTTACTCACTTGCCTCAGGGCATCGAGTTGTCAGTGGAACAGGAGCATCTAACGTGTACCTTCTCACAAGAAGGAAATACCATCATTTTTAGACAAAGTATACAGCTCAACAATCAACATCTGCCCTTGGCTCAGATTTCCGCATGGAACAAGGCCATTGACCGTTGGAATGACACCTGTAACGAACAAATTATTTTCAACCGGAAAAAAGACTAA
- the thiL gene encoding thiamine-phosphate kinase, giving the protein MEISKLGEFGLIDRLTKDLENKNESTKYGVGDDCAVLHYPDSEVLVTTDLLMEGVHFDLTYIDLKHLGYKSAMVNISDIFAMNGTPRQITVSLALSKRFTVEDMEEFYAGLRLACEKWNVDIVGGDTTSSYTGLAISITCIGEARKEDIVYRNGAKNTDLICVSGDLGAAYMGLQLLEREKSVYYGQVNDAKKKGDKKALEELAHFSPDFAGKEYLLQRQLQTEARGDIIQKLRDAGIRPTAMMDVSDGLSSELMHICKQSGVGCRIYEKELPIDYQTAVMAEEMNMNVTTCALNGGEDYELLFTVPIGDLDKVKELEDVRLIGHITEAKYGLQLVTRDDQEFELKAQGWNPLKE; this is encoded by the coding sequence ATGGAAATATCGAAATTAGGAGAGTTCGGTTTGATTGACCGACTTACAAAAGACTTAGAGAATAAAAACGAATCAACAAAGTACGGCGTGGGCGATGACTGCGCCGTACTTCACTACCCTGATAGCGAGGTTCTTGTGACCACCGACCTACTGATGGAGGGCGTTCACTTCGACCTCACCTATATCGACCTCAAGCACCTGGGCTATAAGTCAGCAATGGTGAACATCAGCGACATCTTTGCCATGAACGGCACACCTCGCCAAATCACCGTTTCGCTGGCCCTGAGCAAGCGCTTCACCGTAGAGGATATGGAGGAGTTCTATGCAGGATTGCGTCTGGCATGCGAGAAATGGAACGTTGACATTGTAGGTGGCGACACCACCTCATCCTATACAGGTCTGGCCATCAGCATCACCTGCATTGGCGAGGCTCGCAAGGAGGACATCGTCTATCGCAATGGTGCCAAGAACACCGACCTTATCTGTGTCTCTGGCGACCTCGGCGCAGCCTATATGGGACTCCAGTTGCTGGAGCGCGAGAAAAGCGTGTATTATGGTCAGGTGAACGATGCCAAGAAGAAAGGCGACAAGAAAGCCCTTGAGGAGTTGGCTCACTTCAGTCCCGACTTTGCAGGCAAGGAGTATCTTCTTCAGCGTCAGCTTCAGACCGAGGCTCGTGGCGACATTATCCAGAAGTTACGCGATGCAGGTATCCGTCCCACAGCAATGATGGATGTCAGCGACGGACTTTCATCGGAGTTGATGCACATCTGCAAACAGAGCGGTGTGGGCTGTCGCATCTACGAGAAAGAGTTGCCCATCGACTATCAGACAGCCGTGATGGCCGAGGAGATGAACATGAACGTGACCACCTGCGCCCTGAATGGTGGCGAGGACTACGAACTACTGTTCACCGTGCCTATTGGTGACCTTGATAAGGTAAAGGAACTCGAGGATGTGCGCCTTATCGGCCATATCACCGAAGCAAAATACGGTCTGCAACTTGTCACCCGCGACGACCAAGAGTTTGAACTCAAAGCTCAGGGCTGGAATCCTTTAAAAGAATGA
- a CDS encoding DUF3857 domain-containing protein — MKNYLGLILAFIIPFFSASAFNEKDYKAFAQDIRQQVWSSTLPEFKNPKHTDRFTNHSAVILAAYEEFSFDKSNEKISLFQFNGKGVVCNHLTRKMIQINDETALKKYSEFDFTAFGSERIPFYGKSEIRQVLGVRIIKPDGSTHVISTDEYILSTEGRKNKDGHQHLAVPGLAVGDIIDLFVYSYHNHFDLYIAPLAFFFVDQYPMLSYRVHCELDNELAIRYRTVNGAPDFTRTINDDNAYVLDVRVQNVEQTEPALWYRPSLQTPYTVIYMNNISSYNRPKFTMTRGLHDNPGAHHLFADAWDMWSSFMTGITKEDKVAIKEAKAKFQSQEERADYIYEHMVAYQLANRLVNFNDDYFIVRLSHCFKNAGIDYQCGMTTGEDYESMENLIDCWYVTRFLRLPNGKNYFPPTYACRPGEIPCEFQGRQAVVCSNPRHKLTEGPYAQIILPTSNAEDNAYHYDIKAQIEGTQMRINRISSFTGAMRQDVSLIMPTRDELVRSYSKKHEKMTSRSNLYKSKHADIVKEGDANDIKMQKEYFRDEIKAYHEDSPHEVGECHLLTVGTTDEEPALSFQSSYTMNNMVKRAGNNLILSVGQLLGSELKIEGRDRERTVDAIRIAPSYYTWDIEINLPEGYQVTPEALQSLQASYFNTCGSFTVKATVEDSKLHLIAEKRILHKRESAEKWPQLLALYDHSYNYNSQQIILKH, encoded by the coding sequence ATGAAAAATTATCTTGGACTTATATTAGCCTTCATCATCCCCTTCTTTTCTGCTTCGGCCTTTAACGAGAAGGACTACAAAGCCTTTGCTCAGGACATCCGTCAGCAGGTATGGTCGTCCACTTTACCTGAATTTAAGAATCCTAAGCACACCGACCGCTTTACCAATCATTCGGCTGTCATCCTGGCAGCCTACGAGGAATTTTCGTTCGACAAATCAAATGAAAAGATTTCTCTTTTTCAATTCAATGGCAAAGGTGTGGTATGCAACCACCTTACCCGTAAAATGATTCAGATTAATGATGAGACGGCCCTGAAGAAATACTCCGAGTTTGACTTCACAGCCTTTGGCAGCGAACGTATCCCTTTCTACGGGAAGAGTGAGATTCGCCAGGTACTGGGTGTACGCATCATAAAACCAGACGGCTCTACCCACGTGATAAGTACCGATGAATATATCCTCTCAACTGAAGGTCGTAAGAACAAAGATGGGCACCAGCATTTGGCCGTACCAGGATTAGCCGTAGGCGACATTATCGACCTCTTCGTATATTCTTATCACAATCATTTCGATTTATATATCGCCCCCTTGGCCTTTTTCTTTGTCGACCAGTATCCTATGCTATCATACCGAGTACACTGCGAACTAGACAACGAACTAGCCATCCGCTATAGGACAGTTAACGGCGCCCCTGATTTTACTCGTACTATCAACGACGATAATGCTTATGTACTTGATGTTAGAGTCCAAAATGTGGAGCAGACGGAGCCTGCTCTCTGGTACAGACCTTCGCTCCAAACGCCCTACACTGTAATTTACATGAACAACATTTCGTCCTATAACAGACCTAAGTTCACAATGACTCGCGGTCTACACGATAATCCCGGCGCCCACCATCTTTTTGCAGATGCCTGGGACATGTGGTCTTCTTTCATGACAGGCATCACCAAGGAAGACAAGGTTGCCATCAAAGAGGCCAAGGCAAAATTCCAGAGTCAAGAAGAACGTGCCGACTACATCTACGAACACATGGTAGCATATCAGCTAGCCAACCGTTTGGTGAACTTTAATGACGACTATTTCATTGTTCGGTTGAGTCATTGCTTCAAGAATGCTGGCATCGACTACCAATGTGGCATGACAACTGGAGAAGATTATGAGTCAATGGAAAACCTTATAGACTGCTGGTACGTGACCCGTTTTCTCCGTTTGCCTAACGGGAAAAACTACTTTCCTCCCACTTATGCTTGCCGACCAGGCGAAATACCCTGCGAGTTTCAGGGACGCCAGGCCGTTGTATGTTCCAACCCACGTCATAAGTTGACAGAAGGACCTTATGCTCAGATTATCCTACCTACGTCAAATGCCGAAGACAATGCCTATCACTACGATATCAAAGCACAGATTGAAGGCACACAAATGCGCATCAACCGCATATCATCATTCACTGGAGCCATGCGTCAGGATGTGTCGCTCATCATGCCTACACGCGATGAGCTAGTGCGTAGCTACAGCAAAAAACACGAGAAAATGACGAGCAGAAGCAATCTCTACAAGTCAAAACATGCTGATATCGTGAAAGAAGGTGACGCTAATGATATTAAAATGCAGAAGGAGTATTTCCGCGACGAAATTAAAGCCTATCATGAGGACAGTCCTCACGAGGTAGGTGAGTGTCATCTACTAACGGTGGGTACCACTGACGAGGAGCCTGCACTCAGCTTCCAGTCATCCTATACGATGAACAATATGGTGAAACGGGCGGGTAATAACCTCATCCTCTCAGTAGGACAACTCTTAGGCAGTGAACTTAAGATAGAAGGCCGAGATCGCGAACGCACGGTAGATGCCATCCGCATTGCACCGTCATACTACACATGGGACATCGAGATTAACCTTCCAGAGGGTTATCAAGTCACCCCAGAAGCACTTCAGTCTCTTCAGGCATCATACTTCAATACATGCGGTTCGTTCACCGTCAAGGCCACCGTTGAAGATAGCAAACTTCACCTAATAGCCGAGAAGAGAATCCTCCACAAGCGTGAGTCTGCAGAAAAATGGCCTCAGTTGCTTGCACTCTATGACCATTCATATAATTATAACTCACAACAAATCATTTTAAAGCACTAA